One Nostoc sp. UHCC 0302 DNA window includes the following coding sequences:
- a CDS encoding KGK domain-containing protein, translating to MGDGFERLNHDEVVSIEPDTFNKLDIAKTFKVRDLIRAIKEHIGADGTSEANLYTEGLNCEVLQFTTEGWKKGKVRLALEFCPEEPESPLDEIYQQLKEAENLIK from the coding sequence ATGGGAGATGGATTCGAGAGGCTAAACCACGATGAAGTTGTGTCTATAGAACCAGACACTTTTAATAAATTAGATATTGCTAAAACTTTTAAAGTCCGTGATTTGATTAGAGCGATAAAGGAGCATATTGGAGCAGACGGGACATCTGAAGCAAATCTGTATACTGAAGGACTCAACTGTGAAGTCTTACAATTTACTACCGAGGGATGGAAGAAAGGAAAAGTTAGGCTTGCTTTAGAATTTTGTCCTGAAGAACCAGAATCACCATTAGACGAAATTTATCAACAGCTCAAAGAAGCAGAAAACCTAATAAAGTAG
- the ccsB gene encoding c-type cytochrome biogenesis protein CcsB — protein sequence MNLVALQNWLDNASFAILFLTMLVYWGGAAFPNLPYLAALGTAGMAIANLCMATLLGARWIEAGYFPLSNLYESLFFLTWGITAVHLIAENTSRSRLVGVVTAPVAMAIAAFATLTLPSQMQLSEPLVPALKSNWLMMHVSVMMLSYAALMVGSLLAIAFLVVTRGQNIQLQGSSVGTGGYRSNGYRLHKTAELISQPSTPPVENNGFARFETNNNGNSNGNTAVLGLVTTTPIQNPNTEIQNSEPLSPQRLSLAETLDNISYRVIGLGFPLLTIGIIAGGVWANEAWGSYWSWDPKETWALITWLVFAAYLHARITRGWQGRRPAILAATGFVVVWTCYLGVNLLGKGLHSYGWFF from the coding sequence ATGAATTTGGTTGCACTCCAGAACTGGCTGGACAACGCCTCCTTTGCGATATTATTTCTCACAATGCTCGTGTATTGGGGAGGGGCAGCTTTTCCAAATCTGCCTTATCTAGCCGCTTTGGGAACAGCTGGGATGGCGATCGCTAATTTGTGCATGGCTACTCTACTGGGAGCAAGATGGATAGAAGCTGGCTATTTTCCCTTGAGTAATTTGTACGAATCCCTATTTTTCTTAACTTGGGGAATCACCGCCGTGCATTTAATTGCCGAAAATACTAGCCGTAGCCGCTTAGTAGGAGTTGTTACCGCCCCCGTAGCTATGGCGATCGCAGCTTTTGCCACATTGACGCTGCCATCTCAAATGCAACTTTCAGAACCCTTAGTACCTGCTTTGAAGTCAAACTGGCTAATGATGCACGTCAGTGTGATGATGTTGAGTTATGCTGCTTTGATGGTGGGTTCTTTATTAGCGATCGCTTTTTTAGTTGTCACTCGCGGTCAAAATATCCAGCTACAAGGAAGTTCTGTAGGTACTGGTGGCTATCGTAGCAACGGCTATCGCTTGCACAAAACAGCTGAACTAATTTCTCAACCATCAACACCTCCCGTTGAAAATAACGGCTTTGCTCGTTTTGAAACCAATAACAACGGCAACAGTAACGGTAACACCGCTGTTTTAGGTTTAGTCACAACAACCCCAATCCAAAATCCAAACACTGAAATCCAAAATTCGGAACCCCTTTCACCACAACGTCTTAGCTTAGCTGAAACCCTCGACAACATCAGTTATCGCGTCATCGGACTTGGTTTTCCTCTGCTGACGATTGGGATTATTGCTGGCGGTGTTTGGGCTAACGAAGCTTGGGGTTCCTACTGGAGTTGGGATCCCAAAGAAACTTGGGCTTTAATCACCTGGTTAGTTTTCGCCGCCTACCTCCACGCTAGAATTACTCGCGGATGGCAAGGGCGTCGTCCTGCGATTTTAGCCGCCACCGGCTTTGTTGTCGTCTGGACTTGCTATCTCGGTGTGAATCTTTTAGGTAAAGGTTTACATTCTTACGGGTGGTTCTTTTAA
- a CDS encoding response regulator: MSTVLIVEDSIAQREMITDLLKASGLTVTHASDGLEALEAIQSTPPDLVVLDIVMPRMNGYEVCRRLKSDPKTQNVPVVMCSSKGEEFDRYWGMKQGADAYIAKPFQPTELVGTVKQLLRG, encoded by the coding sequence ATGAGTACAGTTCTGATTGTGGAAGACAGTATCGCACAAAGGGAGATGATCACAGACCTCCTAAAAGCAAGTGGCTTAACAGTCACCCATGCTAGCGACGGATTAGAAGCGTTGGAGGCAATTCAAAGCACGCCTCCCGATTTAGTAGTACTGGATATTGTCATGCCCCGGATGAACGGCTACGAAGTTTGTCGGCGGTTAAAGTCTGATCCGAAAACTCAAAATGTTCCTGTAGTTATGTGTTCATCCAAAGGTGAAGAATTTGATCGCTACTGGGGTATGAAGCAAGGAGCAGACGCCTACATAGCCAAACCGTTTCAACCAACCGAGTTGGTGGGGACAGTCAAACAACTGCTGCGAGGATAA
- a CDS encoding Uma2 family endonuclease: protein MVKTPVKKLTFEEFLEQYPDSSGIYELVNGEIIKVEPTRAHKNVARFLMLSFNDEIRRLELNYIADKDIIIRTFTDTGEEQGRNPDVSVVNASQWNSNVLAYGALIEPIQLAVEVTSTNWDDDYIDKLQEYQRLGISEYWIVDYLAIASRAYLGNPKLPTVFVYQLIDGLYQVQKFTNNDRILSTTFPELAVTVEQVVAASKIQKL from the coding sequence ATGGTTAAAACCCCAGTTAAAAAACTAACTTTTGAAGAGTTTCTAGAGCAATATCCTGATAGCTCTGGCATCTACGAACTGGTAAATGGAGAAATTATAAAAGTGGAGCCAACTAGAGCGCATAAAAATGTAGCAAGATTTCTGATGCTAAGTTTCAACGATGAAATTAGGCGCTTAGAACTTAACTATATTGCTGACAAGGATATTATTATCAGGACGTTCACTGATACTGGTGAAGAACAAGGTAGAAATCCAGATGTCAGCGTAGTTAATGCATCACAGTGGAATAGCAATGTCCTCGCTTATGGGGCATTGATTGAGCCAATTCAATTGGCTGTAGAAGTTACTTCAACAAACTGGGATGATGATTATATTGACAAACTACAGGAGTATCAGCGACTCGGTATCTCTGAGTATTGGATTGTAGACTATCTTGCAATTGCCAGTCGCGCTTATCTCGGTAATCCTAAACTTCCCACCGTTTTCGTTTACCAGTTGATAGATGGTCTCTACCAAGTGCAAAAATTTACAAATAATGACCGCATTCTCTCTACTACTTTTCCAGAACTAGCAGTGACTGTTGAGCAAGTTGTAGCTGCAAGTAAAATCCAAAAACTATAA
- a CDS encoding methyl-accepting chemotaxis protein — MAASINNYEPTYQQAMTAYVQREYEVAATLVDQVVQNLPTDPNSHLLRGHIYYVLQQYDVAQEEYKQVLQLTDDQEIIGFASNGLENINQYLSLGGQLHTSADEEEINSTEEFKPLVDSEQEFPDLAAHQEFDSASLDLNSFKEQPDVNTLEELSFDSPFDLPTDSSEFDKNSDSTASLGEDPFALNQQSQEQESNSNTWEEQTELELPVFWQEDSSEESLEEPTVDRNFSASDSNLTNENSVTGNHHNSSPFAEYNSTTSESWTKDPDLVIESEPKNFSSDLEYTNNSLGDETLLIAENELKQTSITNDLEYSNPDNFSQAATDNWLKQKEAEEELDFQPNFPKESSSFNSSFAIEEKQPKSNELIDHNNFDDESFDMEAFESAFGSEISSPEETNGRLSGENSKSNIEFLDDFEEFDDLGNIPGFDLIDEDANFGNLAMHSGSLETSGSVRNQFVEASSSNTASDRDEELFTMTGSQEAVPTFTQTDVVSKSEPNVSVEQGLLAPLENAPIERKQWLVAGTVGIVSALVVATVSFVATTFSPPQQRESVRNTGWAMSLAAGIAGFATAGFMGNLTLKQIRRTTQDLQTQFDAVRQGNLNAQATVYSEDELGHLSSSFNEMARVIFTTTNEAQRKADEQEEAKENLQRQVIRLLDDVEGAARGDLTVQAEVTADVLGAVADAFNLTIQNLRDIVQQVKVAAKEVTKGATNSETFARALSSDALRQAEELAVTLNSVQVMTDSIQRVAEAAREAETVARDASTIALKGGEAVENTVAGILEIRETVAETTRKVKRLAESSQEISKIVALISQIASRTNLLALNASIEAARAGEAGRGFAIVADEVRQLADKSAKSLKEIEQIVMQIQSETGSVMTAMEEGTQQVIKGTKLAEEAKRSLENIIQVANRIDILVRSITSDTVEQTETSRAVAHVMQSVELTAQETSQEAQRVSGALQNLVGVSRDLIASVERFRVETIETTR; from the coding sequence ATGGCAGCAAGTATAAATAATTACGAGCCAACATATCAACAGGCAATGACAGCCTACGTACAAAGGGAGTATGAAGTTGCCGCCACTTTAGTTGATCAAGTGGTGCAAAATCTACCAACTGACCCAAATTCTCATTTATTACGGGGTCACATATATTACGTTTTGCAGCAGTACGATGTAGCACAAGAAGAATATAAACAAGTGTTGCAATTGACTGACGATCAAGAAATTATTGGTTTTGCTAGTAATGGACTTGAGAACATCAATCAATACTTATCACTAGGCGGTCAGCTTCATACATCTGCAGACGAAGAGGAAATAAATTCTACAGAAGAGTTTAAGCCTCTGGTAGATAGCGAACAAGAATTTCCAGATTTAGCTGCTCATCAAGAGTTTGATAGTGCCAGTCTTGATTTAAACTCTTTCAAAGAGCAGCCAGATGTTAATACCTTAGAAGAACTATCTTTTGATAGTCCATTTGATCTACCCACAGACAGTAGTGAGTTTGATAAAAACTCAGATTCTACCGCCTCTTTGGGTGAAGATCCTTTTGCTTTAAATCAACAATCACAGGAACAAGAGTCGAATAGCAACACTTGGGAGGAACAAACAGAATTAGAATTACCAGTTTTCTGGCAGGAAGATAGCTCAGAAGAGAGTCTTGAAGAACCAACAGTAGACAGGAATTTCTCGGCTAGTGACTCAAACTTGACTAACGAAAATTCTGTAACTGGAAATCATCATAACTCTTCGCCATTTGCTGAATATAATTCAACAACAAGCGAGAGTTGGACAAAAGATCCTGATTTGGTTATTGAGTCAGAGCCTAAAAATTTTAGTAGTGATTTGGAATATACAAACAATAGTTTGGGAGATGAAACTTTATTAATTGCTGAAAATGAATTAAAACAGACTTCAATAACAAATGATCTAGAATACAGCAATCCAGATAATTTCTCTCAAGCAGCAACAGATAACTGGTTAAAGCAAAAAGAAGCTGAGGAAGAGTTAGACTTCCAGCCCAACTTTCCTAAAGAATCTTCATCGTTTAACAGCAGTTTTGCTATAGAAGAAAAGCAGCCTAAATCAAATGAACTCATAGATCACAATAACTTTGATGATGAAAGTTTTGATATGGAGGCATTTGAGTCTGCCTTTGGCTCAGAAATATCCTCTCCTGAAGAGACAAATGGTCGATTGAGTGGAGAAAATTCTAAGAGCAATATAGAGTTTTTAGACGATTTTGAAGAATTTGACGATTTAGGAAATATTCCAGGATTTGACCTAATAGACGAAGATGCTAACTTCGGCAATCTGGCCATGCATTCTGGTTCACTGGAAACCAGTGGCAGCGTCAGGAATCAATTTGTGGAGGCAAGCTCAAGTAATACAGCTAGCGATCGCGACGAAGAACTGTTTACAATGACTGGTTCACAAGAAGCAGTTCCAACCTTTACTCAAACAGATGTCGTCTCGAAGTCAGAACCTAACGTTAGCGTCGAGCAAGGTTTACTAGCACCCCTAGAGAATGCCCCCATAGAAAGAAAACAATGGTTAGTCGCAGGGACTGTGGGCATTGTTTCGGCGCTAGTTGTAGCTACAGTTAGCTTTGTAGCCACCACATTTTCTCCACCCCAACAACGTGAATCAGTCAGGAACACAGGTTGGGCAATGTCACTAGCAGCCGGGATTGCTGGTTTTGCTACCGCAGGTTTTATGGGGAATCTGACACTCAAGCAAATTCGCCGTACAACCCAGGATTTGCAAACTCAATTTGATGCTGTACGCCAAGGAAATCTCAATGCTCAAGCGACAGTCTATTCTGAAGATGAATTAGGACACCTATCCAGTAGTTTTAATGAAATGGCGCGGGTCATTTTTACAACTACAAATGAAGCCCAACGTAAAGCTGATGAACAAGAAGAAGCCAAAGAAAATCTACAACGCCAGGTGATTCGTCTCTTGGATGATGTGGAAGGAGCCGCTAGAGGAGATTTAACAGTACAAGCTGAAGTGACAGCCGACGTATTAGGAGCCGTAGCTGATGCATTTAACCTGACAATTCAAAACCTGCGGGATATTGTGCAACAGGTAAAAGTGGCAGCGAAGGAAGTGACAAAAGGTGCGACCAACTCTGAAACCTTTGCGAGAGCCTTATCTAGTGATGCCTTACGGCAAGCAGAAGAGTTAGCAGTCACACTCAATTCTGTGCAGGTGATGACTGACTCGATTCAGCGCGTAGCAGAGGCGGCGCGGGAAGCTGAAACTGTTGCCCGCGATGCTAGCACGATCGCTCTTAAAGGTGGAGAAGCAGTAGAAAATACCGTAGCGGGGATTTTGGAAATTCGCGAAACCGTTGCGGAAACCACCCGGAAAGTCAAACGATTGGCAGAATCTTCGCAAGAAATTTCTAAGATTGTAGCGTTGATTTCTCAGATTGCTTCTAGAACTAACTTGTTAGCACTCAATGCCAGTATTGAGGCAGCCAGGGCGGGAGAAGCCGGACGCGGGTTTGCCATAGTAGCAGATGAAGTGCGTCAGCTAGCGGACAAATCTGCCAAATCTTTGAAAGAAATTGAACAAATTGTGATGCAAATCCAAAGCGAAACAGGCTCTGTAATGACAGCGATGGAAGAAGGCACACAACAGGTAATTAAAGGCACAAAATTAGCAGAAGAAGCCAAGCGATCGCTAGAAAATATCATTCAAGTGGCAAATCGCATTGATATTCTTGTGCGCTCAATTACTAGCGACACTGTAGAACAAACGGAAACTTCTCGCGCTGTAGCTCATGTAATGCAATCAGTAGAACTCACAGCGCAAGAAACTTCTCAAGAAGCACAACGAGTTTCCGGCGCTCTTCAAAACCTAGTTGGCGTATCTCGTGACTTGATCGCCTCAGTTGAACGTTTCCGAGTGGAAACCATTGAAACTACTAGGTAA
- a CDS encoding response regulator, producing the protein MQGNLNEIDICSILQLIELGQRTGQLWVEAYSSHQSNQLAEEGLRYRPKQQSWFVFFLNGQIIYCQEGESSVSRINDYLRHYRIEKRLGEMHLASLASTNAPEYAYLWELLERNIIKPKVGGSIILGLVHETLFDLLSLHQGNFIFHQSAALAPQLRTLEIAPLITKITKQLQEWKQLHPHIQSPEQLLVLADSVRLRSSLPDATVNKLEHWADGKTSLRQLARYLNRDILTVAKVIYPYVQQGWLQLVNSVKTKLNTHTKETELAENYRGRIVCIDDAIAIGETVEYILKPQGYEAIALTNPLEALSLVFQLKPDLILCDITMPELEGYEICAMLRHSTAFRLVPIIMLTGKDGFIDRVRARMVGATDYLTKPFADTELITLVEKYININS; encoded by the coding sequence ATGCAGGGAAATTTAAACGAAATTGATATTTGCAGTATTCTGCAATTGATTGAGTTGGGACAGCGAACTGGGCAACTATGGGTAGAAGCCTATAGCTCTCACCAAAGTAATCAACTTGCAGAGGAAGGTTTGAGATATCGCCCCAAGCAACAGTCTTGGTTTGTCTTTTTCTTGAATGGTCAAATTATTTATTGCCAAGAAGGTGAAAGTAGTGTATCTCGCATTAACGATTATTTACGTCACTACCGCATTGAGAAGCGACTCGGCGAGATGCACTTGGCTTCCCTAGCATCAACTAATGCGCCAGAGTATGCCTATCTCTGGGAACTCTTAGAGCGGAATATTATTAAGCCGAAGGTAGGTGGTAGTATCATCCTTGGCTTGGTGCATGAGACTCTCTTTGACCTGCTGAGTTTACACCAAGGTAACTTTATTTTCCATCAGAGTGCAGCCTTGGCTCCACAATTACGCACCCTAGAAATTGCTCCCCTGATTACAAAAATTACCAAGCAGCTGCAAGAGTGGAAACAGCTACATCCACACATTCAGTCTCCTGAACAATTACTAGTGCTAGCCGACAGTGTTCGGCTACGTTCCTCGTTACCAGATGCAACAGTAAATAAACTAGAGCATTGGGCAGATGGGAAAACTTCCCTGCGTCAACTGGCTCGCTATCTCAACCGAGACATTTTGACAGTCGCTAAAGTAATTTATCCATACGTGCAACAGGGTTGGCTACAACTAGTTAATTCAGTCAAGACTAAATTAAACACCCATACAAAAGAAACAGAGTTGGCGGAAAACTATAGAGGACGGATAGTATGTATTGACGATGCGATCGCTATTGGTGAAACTGTAGAGTATATTTTAAAACCACAAGGCTATGAAGCGATCGCCCTCACAAATCCCTTAGAGGCGCTCAGTCTTGTTTTTCAACTCAAGCCGGATTTAATTTTGTGCGATATTACTATGCCGGAATTAGAGGGTTATGAAATTTGTGCCATGCTTCGACATTCAACAGCATTTAGGCTCGTACCAATTATCATGCTTACTGGTAAAGATGGATTTATTGACCGAGTCAGAGCTAGGATGGTCGGGGCAACAGATTATTTGACCAAACCATTCGCAGACACTGAGCTAATAACGCTTGTAGAGAAATATATCAACATAAACTCCTAG
- the tilS gene encoding tRNA lysidine(34) synthetase TilS, which produces MVWTPLHSKIHRTIRSRHLFERNQRLLVAVSGGQDSLCLIKLLLDLQPKWVWHLSIAHCDHRWRSDSEANANHVKNLAKTWDLPFYLETATQPLNSEAAARDWRYQALNAIAQTNNYQYIVTGHTASDRAETLLYNLIRGTGADGLQALTWKRPLTTDIILVRPLLEITRTQTEQFCQYFQLPVWEDSTNQDLKYARNRIRQELTPYLRDNFNPQVESALAQTAELLQAEVEYLEQAAEKLRKEALGEVNQEFFLSPSSPALPLRLNRTVLQTAPLALQRRVMRQVLLQILADAPSFEHIEKLTVLITAPNRSQTDPFPGGVIALVEGDWICWKQL; this is translated from the coding sequence ATGGTATGGACTCCGCTACATTCAAAAATACATCGCACTATCCGATCGCGCCATTTATTTGAGCGCAATCAGCGGCTATTAGTAGCAGTTTCCGGCGGACAAGATTCACTGTGCTTAATCAAACTACTGTTAGATTTACAACCAAAGTGGGTATGGCATTTAAGTATTGCTCACTGTGACCATCGCTGGCGTTCTGATTCAGAAGCCAATGCTAATCATGTCAAAAATTTAGCTAAAACTTGGGATCTACCTTTTTATTTAGAAACTGCTACACAGCCTTTAAATAGTGAAGCTGCTGCACGTGATTGGCGCTATCAAGCTTTAAATGCGATCGCCCAAACAAATAATTATCAATATATAGTTACAGGGCATACCGCAAGCGATCGCGCTGAAACTCTACTTTACAACTTAATTCGTGGTACAGGTGCAGATGGTTTGCAGGCTCTGACTTGGAAACGTCCACTAACTACAGACATTATCTTAGTGCGCCCACTTTTAGAAATAACTCGTACACAGACAGAGCAATTTTGTCAATATTTTCAATTACCAGTTTGGGAAGATTCCACTAATCAAGATTTAAAATACGCCCGCAACCGCATTCGCCAAGAGTTAACACCATATTTGCGAGATAATTTCAACCCACAAGTAGAATCAGCATTAGCCCAAACCGCAGAACTTTTGCAAGCAGAAGTCGAGTATTTGGAGCAAGCAGCCGAGAAGTTGCGAAAAGAAGCACTTGGGGAAGTAAACCAAGAATTTTTCTTGTCCCCCTCTTCCCCTGCTCTTCCTTTAAGGTTAAATCGTACAGTCTTGCAAACAGCACCACTAGCATTGCAACGTCGGGTAATGCGTCAAGTATTGCTGCAAATACTGGCTGACGCCCCTAGTTTTGAACATATCGAAAAATTAACAGTTTTAATTACAGCACCAAATCGGTCACAAACCGATCCATTTCCTGGTGGTGTGATCGCGTTAGTAGAAGGCGATTGGATTTGCTGGAAACAGTTATGA
- a CDS encoding chemotaxis protein CheW, with translation MVSKPDFLSGSGQDHFRPELQVESPEGELHLRFYIPSHQEFALQATGIREVIELSPDRITPIPNASPLLLGTLNLRGRVIWVADLGQFLGEATALNTDRAEIPVIAIEEQDTIVGLAVEEIGGMDWLDVQHLISPNHVPDTMAPFLRGEWLLDAKKNQCLRLIDQMAILRSARWAG, from the coding sequence ATGGTCAGCAAACCGGACTTTTTAAGTGGCAGTGGTCAAGACCACTTTCGTCCTGAATTACAAGTAGAAAGTCCCGAAGGTGAGTTGCATTTAAGGTTTTACATTCCTTCGCATCAGGAGTTTGCACTACAAGCAACTGGTATCCGGGAGGTAATTGAACTAAGTCCTGACAGAATCACCCCAATTCCTAATGCTTCTCCTTTACTTTTGGGTACTCTAAATTTACGAGGTCGAGTTATTTGGGTGGCTGATTTGGGTCAATTTCTTGGGGAAGCAACTGCATTAAACACAGATAGAGCCGAGATTCCAGTGATTGCTATTGAAGAGCAAGACACAATAGTGGGTTTAGCAGTAGAGGAAATTGGTGGCATGGATTGGCTGGATGTCCAGCATCTCATCTCACCAAATCATGTTCCGGATACTATGGCTCCCTTTTTACGCGGAGAGTGGTTATTAGATGCTAAAAAAAATCAGTGTCTGCGACTAATCGATCAAATGGCAATTTTGCGGAGTGCCCGGTGGGCAGGATGA
- the hmpF gene encoding pilus motility taxis protein HmpF produces the protein MLYLAEVQKQKGGLLSGGSKTELKLLACQRTDQNWNTVSEEVIAAEEASKLNDGALVLAEVNPNRQVQRIQEAGRPLVNILQNFSRQLEKFKLKEDEIDQWKQSLTFQAQELNRREMDMEVRLEHLQQMEDDVQRLDEEKQQVETSREEIERLQVEIERNRKELEGAWEHLRGEQRRLAECQADFQQGSVLDAEQSRVISELLDRLSSHVAPTETVREHLHLAFELVESQQATLNPHWQQLEQQKSVAAAQQEEVEQLAQTFSDRQNAWQQAQNSLVQQTVQLQVNTAALTTKQELAEKLKEQLRNQEELYQNIHTLAATSSDVVLGQQADVEALQQMSLEELQKIVQDLQHKLEIDSSFVHDQEQELKYKQEAIEELEKKINLASDHDHINLEMELADEKDLYQMLNSSLVGQRRNMLQHQKFLKQHQAVLLRRQGHTVADEEEGNKVNLEPILLQIETQRQQHSQEIQKLEREIEQIRSGIELAQGMIDNQTHELEQKHQELKVIEENLLSLRSATSQSWGQLNVYQETLQPIQDSLDSLRHKLQGIGESLSQVQETGDYQLQTIAQMRQTIQSLLPQPELIAS, from the coding sequence GTGCTGTATTTAGCAGAAGTACAAAAACAGAAAGGTGGCTTACTCAGCGGTGGTTCAAAAACCGAATTGAAACTGCTAGCTTGTCAGCGCACTGACCAAAATTGGAATACTGTCTCAGAAGAAGTAATTGCTGCTGAGGAAGCAAGCAAATTAAATGATGGCGCACTGGTATTGGCTGAAGTGAATCCGAATCGTCAAGTGCAGCGGATTCAAGAAGCAGGCCGACCACTAGTGAATATTTTGCAGAATTTTTCTCGTCAACTGGAAAAGTTTAAGCTCAAAGAAGATGAGATTGATCAGTGGAAGCAGTCCTTGACGTTTCAGGCGCAAGAGTTGAATCGCCGTGAAATGGATATGGAAGTACGCTTAGAACATCTGCAACAAATGGAGGATGATGTTCAACGCCTCGATGAGGAAAAACAGCAAGTTGAAACCTCGCGCGAGGAGATTGAACGGTTGCAAGTAGAAATTGAGCGCAATCGCAAAGAACTGGAAGGAGCTTGGGAGCATTTACGCGGTGAGCAGCGTCGCCTTGCAGAGTGTCAAGCGGATTTCCAACAAGGGAGTGTTTTGGATGCAGAACAAAGTCGGGTAATTAGTGAGTTACTTGATCGCTTGTCTAGTCATGTTGCTCCTACGGAAACAGTCAGAGAACATCTGCATCTGGCTTTTGAATTGGTCGAAAGCCAGCAAGCTACGCTGAATCCACACTGGCAACAACTGGAACAGCAAAAAAGTGTGGCGGCTGCACAGCAAGAGGAAGTAGAACAACTGGCGCAAACGTTTAGCGATCGCCAAAATGCATGGCAACAGGCACAAAATTCTTTAGTACAGCAAACAGTACAGTTGCAGGTAAATACAGCCGCTCTTACCACCAAGCAAGAGTTGGCTGAAAAACTCAAAGAGCAGTTACGAAATCAGGAAGAGTTATACCAAAATATTCATACCTTGGCTGCAACATCTAGTGATGTTGTTCTCGGCCAGCAAGCTGATGTGGAAGCTTTGCAGCAAATGTCTTTAGAAGAACTGCAAAAGATTGTGCAAGACTTGCAGCATAAGTTGGAAATAGACTCTAGCTTTGTTCACGATCAAGAACAAGAACTTAAATATAAGCAAGAAGCTATAGAAGAACTAGAAAAGAAAATAAACCTAGCATCTGACCATGACCACATCAATTTAGAAATGGAACTGGCGGATGAAAAAGACCTATATCAAATGCTAAACTCCAGTTTAGTAGGACAACGCCGCAATATGCTACAGCATCAGAAGTTTCTCAAGCAACACCAAGCTGTACTGCTGCGGCGGCAAGGACATACTGTCGCTGATGAAGAAGAAGGTAACAAAGTTAATTTAGAGCCGATTCTGTTACAAATTGAAACCCAGCGACAACAACATTCGCAAGAGATACAAAAGCTGGAACGTGAGATTGAGCAGATACGCTCTGGTATTGAATTAGCTCAGGGAATGATTGACAATCAAACACATGAGCTTGAACAGAAACACCAAGAACTGAAAGTAATCGAGGAAAACTTGCTGTCCTTGCGCTCAGCAACATCTCAATCCTGGGGCCAGCTAAATGTTTATCAAGAAACATTACAACCCATTCAGGATTCTTTAGATAGTTTACGGCACAAGTTACAAGGAATTGGAGAATCTTTGTCTCAAGTCCAAGAAACTGGTGATTATCAACTCCAGACGATCGCCCAAATGCGTCAAACTATCCAAAGTTTGTTACCTCAACCTGAATTAATAGCTTCGTGA